One part of the Cyclobacteriaceae bacterium genome encodes these proteins:
- a CDS encoding winged helix-turn-helix transcriptional regulator — MLDTLITSKTRLKMLLKFFLNSNSSAYLRELAKEFGESTNSIRHELNNLTGAGYLVAREEGRSIYYSANTRHPLYPEIKTLVHKYLGIDKLLDNVIHKVLARLGTLHLAFITGDYAEGRDSGIIDLVMVGDIDRTYLQACVIKAEKLINRKVRTLVLTAQEFEENRKRLNPDKALVLWQAE; from the coding sequence GTGCTGGATACGCTTATTACATCCAAAACAAGGCTAAAGATGCTGCTCAAGTTCTTCCTGAACAGTAATTCTTCGGCCTACCTGCGCGAGCTTGCCAAAGAGTTTGGCGAATCCACCAACTCCATCCGGCATGAATTAAATAACCTTACCGGAGCAGGTTACCTGGTGGCCCGTGAAGAGGGGCGATCAATTTATTATAGTGCCAACACCCGTCATCCACTCTATCCTGAAATAAAGACCTTGGTTCACAAATACCTGGGCATTGATAAATTACTTGACAATGTTATTCATAAAGTATTGGCGCGTTTAGGTACGCTTCACCTGGCCTTTATTACTGGCGATTATGCCGAGGGGCGCGACAGCGGCATAATTGATTTAGTGATGGTGGGTGATATTGATAGAACCTATTTACAAGCCTGTGTTATCAAGGCCGAGAAACTGATCAACCGCAAGGTTCGCACACTGGTGCTCACTGCCCAGGAATTTGAAGAGAACAGAAAGCGGTTAAACCCTGATAAAGCCCTGGTGCTTTGGCAGGCTGAATAA
- a CDS encoding lipopolysaccharide biosynthesis protein: MAYLARVLSKEDFGMLAISSVLISLINTLGTSGIAEYIIYYDEEDKSDVINAAFWLNLLLTILIVFVVILVGPYWSSLYNDSKIFALLVLLLVSFFFEMSSTIPKGLLRKELNYSTLVFYGSVSQTTIAVGKVVCAYGGFGVFSLALPQAIVSPFLMVAFYLKTQWRPELSLGFKYFKPIMNYSKHLIGGRLLTKLVNEGDNLIVGKLVGLEGLGVYTLAFQLANLVTTNVVFLVNDLVLPVLSKVKRDVVRLREVYLKMIQLLSLISFPLIIGLALAAEPIVMIIYGSKWSEAIVPFQVLSFFALGRSLSSPSSSLFSAVGKPKLGFLFTLIVAPVFLLSVWLGSYYGVIGVATSTTIVRSLASVAALLVAAHLIDLPGGQLFERFKKTFALAIALAVVFYCALYLLPSINYNNLFSSIAALVVIPLFIYTFFICLRFWNSEALKPLTESLITAKWGRPLVFVYKKVLFL, translated from the coding sequence ATGGCATACCTCGCCAGGGTCTTATCGAAAGAAGACTTTGGAATGTTGGCCATTAGTTCAGTATTGATAAGTCTGATCAACACGTTGGGCACTTCTGGTATAGCTGAATACATCATTTATTACGATGAGGAGGATAAGTCGGATGTCATAAATGCAGCTTTTTGGCTTAATCTTCTACTAACAATATTGATAGTATTTGTTGTGATTTTGGTAGGGCCGTATTGGTCTTCACTCTATAATGATTCCAAAATATTTGCGCTGTTAGTATTACTACTTGTTTCATTTTTTTTTGAAATGAGTTCCACTATACCCAAAGGGTTACTCAGAAAAGAGCTAAATTATTCAACGCTTGTTTTTTACGGAAGTGTATCACAAACTACAATTGCCGTTGGTAAGGTGGTTTGTGCTTACGGTGGTTTTGGGGTATTCAGCCTGGCACTTCCCCAGGCAATAGTGTCTCCATTTTTGATGGTAGCCTTTTATTTAAAAACACAATGGAGACCCGAGCTTAGTTTGGGCTTTAAGTACTTTAAACCGATCATGAATTACAGCAAGCACCTTATCGGGGGAAGATTGCTTACAAAATTGGTTAATGAGGGCGATAATCTGATTGTTGGTAAGTTGGTAGGATTGGAGGGCTTAGGTGTTTATACCTTAGCTTTTCAGTTGGCTAACCTGGTGACCACAAACGTTGTCTTCTTGGTTAACGATTTGGTTTTGCCGGTATTAAGTAAAGTGAAGCGCGATGTTGTCAGGCTTCGTGAGGTTTATTTGAAAATGATCCAGTTGTTAAGTCTTATTTCATTCCCTTTAATCATTGGGTTAGCTCTGGCCGCTGAACCAATTGTAATGATTATTTATGGCAGTAAATGGAGTGAGGCAATTGTACCATTCCAGGTTTTAAGTTTTTTTGCATTAGGGCGTAGCCTGAGCAGTCCTTCAAGTTCCTTGTTCAGTGCTGTGGGAAAGCCAAAGCTTGGATTTTTGTTTACGCTTATTGTAGCTCCGGTATTTTTACTAAGTGTTTGGTTAGGTAGTTATTATGGTGTTATTGGCGTAGCCACTTCAACAACGATTGTGCGTTCACTCGCTTCTGTCGCTGCATTATTAGTAGCTGCACACCTCATCGATTTACCGGGTGGTCAGTTGTTCGAGCGGTTTAAGAAAACATTCGCATTGGCAATAGCCCTTGCAGTAGTTTTTTATTGTGCGCTATACCTGCTGCCTTCTATAAACTACAATAATTTGTTTTCTAGCATTGCAGCATTGGTTGTAATTCCATTATTCATCTATACATTTTTTATTTGTCTTCGGTTTTGGAATAGTGAAGCATTAAAGCCGCTTACAGAATCGCTTATTACTGCAAAATGGGGTCGACCTTTAGTATTTGTGTATAAAAAAGTATTATTCCTTTAA
- a CDS encoding polysaccharide biosynthesis tyrosine autokinase gives MENSLFNSEQQNQSGFTLDFKRVIARALRFWYVVILSLSVSLIISFYKTRYSERVYPVSASILIREMQETGGAELLYKNALIDPYRNYLNEPYIIRSYPLIEKVVKSLNFHVSFYREGYFMTTEAYSYIPVKAEWCNPDEFKSGRFIFKLIDENHYSLRLFDDRSESDSNTVFTLGDSIQFGDYNLCIRTIPARQIKPHIGVPFLLSIQNPTSVAGSYIGRLKVEWAAVGAGIINLSLTGTNPEKEIDFLDALIKIYRNEDLDKKNEAASRTIVFIKDQLIGIKDSLKKVEYQLERFGNTGRVKDMSAEAQRLFTKLEVFEVQKAELMIRNNYYQYLEEYLQKGEGRLDQIILPSSMGISDPVLSSLLGRMIEIQQELKLYTDPERGRNNPLIQSKLERITSIKKDVEEAIRTLRSTDKIKTTYLIKQLEDTERQIGLLPASERQLISVQRNYSLLENLYVFLMQKLSEAEISRASNTSDIIPVNPPMQGGAISPKPTQSHTIAFILGLAIPFGLFVLFEIINNKVQSKEDIEKMTTIPFLGGVGHNSSGNNLTVLEKPKSGVAESFRAMRSNLNYFTGNKVKQVFMVSSSISGEGKTFTTINLATVFALSGKRTLIVGADMRRPKIFEDFDCRNEVGLSTYLSGLNEFDQVVQPTKVDNLYLVSGGPVPPNPSELLLADRFGQFIKSALEKFEYVIIDTPPLALVTDAFVISKHVDHTVFVLRQNYSPKQFISSINEYYLSGKIKSISILLNDIYKSGLGYGYGQGYAYNYGYSYGYGYGKRKNGDGYYSD, from the coding sequence GTGGAGAATTCATTATTTAATTCAGAGCAACAAAATCAATCAGGCTTTACACTGGATTTCAAACGTGTAATAGCCCGGGCACTTCGGTTCTGGTACGTTGTAATCCTTTCTTTAAGTGTATCCCTCATCATTTCTTTTTATAAAACCCGATACAGTGAGCGGGTATATCCCGTTTCTGCATCTATATTGATTCGCGAAATGCAGGAGACAGGTGGAGCTGAACTACTTTATAAGAACGCTTTAATTGACCCCTATCGGAATTATTTAAATGAGCCTTATATTATCAGGTCTTATCCCTTGATTGAGAAGGTAGTTAAAAGCCTGAATTTTCATGTCTCCTTTTACCGTGAGGGATATTTCATGACAACGGAAGCATATAGTTATATTCCAGTTAAAGCAGAGTGGTGTAATCCTGATGAGTTTAAGAGTGGACGCTTTATTTTCAAGTTAATTGATGAGAATCACTACTCACTCAGGCTGTTTGATGACAGAAGTGAATCAGACAGTAATACAGTATTCACACTTGGCGACTCCATACAATTTGGTGACTATAACTTGTGTATCCGAACAATCCCCGCACGGCAAATTAAGCCCCATATTGGTGTTCCATTTCTGCTATCCATTCAAAACCCTACATCTGTTGCGGGTTCCTATATTGGTCGATTAAAAGTAGAGTGGGCCGCGGTAGGTGCGGGTATCATAAACCTCAGTTTGACAGGTACTAACCCTGAAAAGGAAATTGATTTTTTAGACGCCTTAATTAAGATTTACCGGAATGAGGATTTGGATAAGAAAAATGAAGCGGCATCGCGCACCATTGTATTTATCAAAGATCAATTGATTGGGATTAAGGACTCTCTTAAAAAGGTTGAGTATCAACTGGAACGCTTTGGCAATACTGGTCGGGTAAAGGATATGAGTGCAGAGGCACAGCGACTGTTCACTAAGCTTGAGGTCTTCGAGGTTCAAAAAGCTGAACTGATGATCCGAAACAATTATTACCAATACCTTGAAGAATATTTGCAAAAAGGCGAGGGTAGACTTGATCAGATTATTCTTCCTTCCTCAATGGGCATTTCAGATCCGGTATTATCTTCTTTGCTTGGTCGTATGATTGAGATACAGCAGGAACTAAAATTATATACCGATCCTGAACGGGGAAGGAATAATCCACTGATTCAGTCAAAATTGGAGCGCATTACTTCAATAAAGAAAGATGTGGAGGAAGCAATTCGAACTTTACGGTCAACAGATAAAATAAAGACGACCTATTTAATAAAGCAACTAGAAGATACCGAAAGGCAAATCGGTTTATTGCCTGCATCCGAGCGACAGTTGATATCGGTTCAACGTAACTACTCTCTGTTGGAGAATTTATATGTTTTTCTGATGCAGAAACTTTCTGAAGCAGAAATTTCAAGGGCATCCAATACTTCAGATATTATTCCTGTTAATCCCCCAATGCAAGGAGGCGCCATATCCCCTAAACCTACACAAAGCCATACCATAGCTTTTATTTTAGGACTGGCAATCCCCTTTGGATTGTTTGTGCTCTTTGAAATTATTAACAATAAGGTTCAGTCAAAAGAGGATATCGAAAAAATGACAACTATTCCATTCCTCGGTGGAGTAGGACACAATTCATCTGGAAATAACCTCACTGTTCTTGAAAAGCCGAAATCAGGGGTTGCAGAATCTTTTCGCGCCATGAGGAGTAACCTTAATTATTTTACAGGCAACAAGGTCAAGCAAGTATTTATGGTAAGCAGTTCCATAAGTGGTGAAGGAAAAACCTTTACAACTATTAACCTGGCAACGGTTTTTGCTCTCTCAGGTAAACGGACCCTGATCGTTGGAGCTGATATGAGACGGCCTAAAATCTTTGAAGATTTTGATTGTCGAAATGAAGTTGGCTTGAGTACTTATCTTTCAGGATTAAATGAGTTTGATCAAGTTGTTCAGCCAACCAAGGTTGATAATTTGTATTTGGTTAGCGGTGGCCCTGTTCCCCCCAATCCTTCTGAATTGCTTCTGGCTGACCGGTTTGGACAGTTTATCAAGTCCGCTCTCGAGAAATTTGAGTACGTGATTATTGATACCCCGCCCCTGGCACTTGTTACCGATGCTTTTGTTATTTCCAAGCATGTTGATCATACCGTTTTTGTATTGCGCCAGAATTACTCCCCGAAACAATTTATCAGTAGTATAAATGAATATTACCTATCGGGAAAAATCAAAAGTATAAGTATTTTATTAAACGATATTTATAAATCCGGCCTGGGTTATGGGTATGGCCAGGGGTATGCATATAATTATGGTTACTCGTATGGGTATGGGTATGGCAAAAGAAAAAACGGTGACGGCTACTATTCCGACTAA
- a CDS encoding GNAT family N-acetyltransferase, which translates to MSEFSIKLLTTEEHTYWNTLVTECHQPTIFHTTGFFEAFEKPVEIFLVKKGATPILGFICSEGKRITLRPDFVPYFGIAIFVDPVKATQYYADTQKAYSILIEQLKNRYKKISVRLAPSVSDIQSFVWSGFEIKLRYTYLVNIEDIEKAYMNLDTNLKRQIRRGYKQEVTIHHNQDVVQYLDLFRATRSKKDNFSALLTRYQQYLQSVNSCSTMAIKNQNGDALAAIFFVWDNQRAYYLLGGYRSSHEDDNQSYTALALWEAMKFTRQQLGLYEFDLEGSMIPGVENFFRKFGGKKVPYYQLWYEQRGVWAQRISSILKRF; encoded by the coding sequence TTGTCTGAGTTTTCAATCAAGTTATTGACAACAGAAGAACACACCTACTGGAATACGTTAGTTACGGAATGCCACCAACCCACTATCTTTCACACAACAGGTTTTTTTGAAGCCTTTGAAAAACCTGTTGAGATATTCCTTGTAAAAAAAGGTGCAACGCCAATTTTGGGCTTTATCTGTTCTGAAGGTAAGCGGATTACACTCCGACCTGATTTTGTCCCGTATTTCGGTATTGCAATTTTTGTTGACCCAGTAAAGGCAACACAATATTATGCCGACACCCAAAAGGCTTACAGTATTTTAATTGAGCAGCTAAAGAACAGGTATAAAAAAATCAGTGTGCGGTTGGCTCCTTCCGTATCAGATATCCAATCGTTTGTTTGGTCAGGTTTTGAAATAAAGCTTCGCTACACCTATCTCGTCAATATTGAAGATATAGAAAAGGCTTACATGAATTTGGATACCAATTTAAAAAGACAAATAAGGAGAGGTTATAAGCAAGAGGTTACAATCCATCACAATCAGGATGTAGTTCAATATCTCGATTTATTCAGAGCCACGCGTTCAAAGAAAGATAATTTTAGTGCCTTGTTAACCCGATATCAACAATACCTTCAATCGGTTAATAGTTGCAGTACAATGGCTATTAAGAATCAAAATGGTGATGCACTCGCAGCTATATTTTTTGTATGGGATAACCAACGGGCCTATTACCTGTTGGGTGGATACCGTAGTAGCCATGAAGACGATAACCAGTCCTACACAGCCCTTGCACTTTGGGAGGCTATGAAATTTACACGCCAGCAACTGGGTCTTTACGAGTTTGATCTGGAGGGCTCGATGATCCCTGGTGTTGAAAACTTCTTTCGGAAATTTGGAGGAAAGAAAGTGCCTTATTACCAATTGTGGTATGAACAAAGGGGAGTATGGGCACAAAGAATTAGTTCAATACTAAAGCGATTCTAA
- a CDS encoding polysaccharide biosynthesis/export family protein → MTIRHSILFLTLAALSVSCVTNNKFVLLQKDDLHVKNLPVDSVVRQYQPVNFEYKLQPEDIVYVRFESLTPNDYDFLNQNPLMQGGNINLQAGNALIIGELLDHRGEIPFPFLGKVKIGGLTVFEAQDKLQAIAEQYLDKPVVKVRLINFRFTILGEVNREGTITLNNNRITMLEALGLAGGLTDLADRSNVKLIRQINGKTEIQYLNLLDENFINSPYYYVYQNDVLMVSSLRQRPYRKYFGQNLSLVISSLSLLLVTLTLINTY, encoded by the coding sequence ATGACTATCCGACATAGTATTTTGTTTTTAACCCTGGCAGCATTGAGTGTTTCTTGCGTAACGAACAATAAATTCGTGCTGCTTCAGAAAGATGATTTGCATGTTAAAAACCTGCCGGTCGATTCGGTTGTAAGGCAATACCAACCCGTTAATTTTGAGTACAAGCTTCAGCCAGAAGACATCGTGTATGTGCGTTTTGAAAGCCTTACCCCTAACGATTATGATTTTTTGAATCAAAACCCGTTGATGCAGGGGGGTAACATTAACCTTCAGGCAGGTAATGCACTGATTATTGGTGAACTCTTGGATCATCGAGGGGAAATACCTTTTCCTTTTTTGGGTAAAGTGAAGATAGGAGGGTTAACTGTTTTTGAAGCACAGGATAAACTTCAGGCCATAGCCGAGCAATACCTGGATAAGCCCGTTGTAAAGGTTCGCCTGATTAACTTCCGGTTTACCATATTGGGGGAAGTAAACCGGGAAGGCACAATTACCCTAAACAATAATCGCATTACCATGCTGGAGGCCCTTGGCTTAGCCGGAGGATTGACTGATTTGGCCGATCGTTCGAACGTAAAGTTAATAAGGCAGATTAATGGCAAAACAGAAATACAATACCTTAATTTATTGGACGAAAATTTTATTAATTCTCCGTATTACTATGTTTATCAGAATGATGTACTGATGGTTTCATCGTTAAGGCAACGGCCTTATAGGAAGTATTTTGGGCAAAATTTATCTCTTGTAATTTCTTCACTTTCCCTACTGCTAGTTACACTAACACTTATTAATACGTATTGA
- a CDS encoding class I SAM-dependent methyltransferase — MEQKNKEWWDNRASQTDNPREVVGAGTHELQSETRSFIESSIAKLIMQANDDSVCLDAGCGTGLYIPVLLRYFKHVWGMDFSQAVLNKVDEPIRLNDRVKLFEGSITNIPLEANTLPFVFCRSTYQCIDQDDIMKANHEFYRVVKPGGFVLIHFKNASTVGYRLSSWKALMTFRFSHFRKFRQLLDQDTVDEQFVPGEVYFRPYKYYLKGFEAVGFAIKDYFSFQLFTWRYLEKRGNVSRFEKLERILRKTPLIGRILKTDGIDFYVLLEKKLQ, encoded by the coding sequence ATGGAGCAGAAAAATAAGGAATGGTGGGACAACCGGGCTTCACAAACCGATAATCCGCGTGAGGTAGTAGGCGCTGGAACGCATGAATTGCAAAGTGAAACACGCTCATTCATTGAATCCAGTATTGCTAAACTAATTATGCAAGCAAATGACGATAGTGTTTGCCTGGATGCTGGCTGTGGAACCGGTTTGTATATTCCGGTACTATTGCGGTATTTTAAGCATGTATGGGGTATGGATTTCTCCCAGGCAGTGTTGAATAAAGTTGATGAGCCTATCCGGTTAAATGACCGGGTAAAGCTATTTGAAGGGTCCATTACCAATATTCCCTTAGAAGCGAATACGCTTCCTTTTGTGTTTTGCAGAAGTACCTATCAATGTATCGATCAGGATGATATTATGAAGGCAAATCATGAGTTCTACAGAGTGGTAAAACCCGGTGGCTTTGTTCTCATACATTTTAAAAATGCTTCAACAGTTGGGTATAGGTTGTCTTCATGGAAAGCATTGATGACTTTTCGTTTCTCTCATTTCAGAAAGTTTAGGCAACTTCTTGATCAGGATACCGTGGATGAGCAATTTGTTCCCGGGGAAGTGTACTTCAGACCCTATAAGTATTATCTAAAAGGGTTTGAAGCGGTAGGTTTTGCCATCAAAGACTACTTTTCATTTCAACTTTTTACCTGGCGGTACCTGGAAAAACGCGGCAACGTTAGTCGCTTTGAAAAGCTTGAACGTATCCTACGAAAAACACCTTTGATAGGCAGAATACTTAAAACTGATGGAATTGATTTTTATGTACTACTGGAAAAGAAATTGCAGTGA
- a CDS encoding polysaccharide deacetylase family protein encodes MRLLAHIDPVYRKEPVEYVLHFISSCLGIKITRVVDEESYADDDVILVYSATIPGKLSSCKLVIHIHPSDFFTEELYLKRKSMPVGLKYSNGLPWFLFHGQQSVSAEGFPDVFATIFFLLTAYEELIECGTRDKRQRRNFTSSILSQYPILNSPVIDQWLALLQRFITERSGVKFESLNWQRSEFAFVVTRDIDTLSKFRDFRWGAFLKSITQGKPLQYLSSVNTRLYKRQDSHNNLEEIINWERQHNIRSSNYFIASEETGDANYAIEQVAKREVISVMKAEGWEIGFHPGATAFQDHQRFALEKSRLEKAFDIRVQGGRQHGLRFNNPHTWRLWEENDLAYDSTVGFAEYEGFKAGTCRPFFIFDLIENQPLNVLEIPITLMDCTLDKYRHLTHEQMEEVCQQLLNSVVQYQGVFMLLWHNSYFGRDNIGKYHDILERLVKTAQQKDALVTTAVHINRLWRERVERLGLL; translated from the coding sequence GTGAGACTTCTGGCCCATATTGATCCAGTATACCGAAAAGAGCCGGTTGAATACGTGCTTCATTTCATTTCTTCTTGCCTGGGAATAAAAATTACGCGAGTAGTTGATGAAGAATCGTATGCAGATGATGATGTTATACTTGTTTATTCCGCAACTATTCCTGGTAAACTTTCATCGTGTAAACTCGTCATTCATATTCATCCGTCCGATTTTTTCACAGAAGAGCTTTACCTGAAACGCAAATCTATGCCGGTAGGACTAAAGTATTCAAATGGCCTGCCCTGGTTTTTGTTTCATGGGCAGCAATCTGTTTCTGCTGAAGGATTTCCGGATGTGTTTGCTACTATATTTTTTCTGCTTACAGCTTACGAAGAGTTGATTGAGTGCGGCACACGCGATAAGCGGCAACGTAGGAACTTTACATCATCAATTTTAAGTCAGTACCCCATTTTAAATTCTCCGGTTATCGATCAGTGGTTAGCGTTGTTGCAACGGTTCATAACGGAGCGTTCAGGGGTAAAGTTTGAATCACTAAACTGGCAGAGAAGTGAGTTTGCTTTTGTGGTTACACGTGATATTGATACATTATCAAAATTTCGGGATTTTCGGTGGGGTGCTTTCTTGAAGTCTATAACTCAAGGTAAGCCGTTGCAATACCTGTCTTCTGTTAATACAAGGTTGTACAAAAGGCAGGACTCCCATAATAATCTGGAAGAGATTATTAATTGGGAGAGACAGCATAATATTCGCTCCTCCAATTATTTTATTGCCAGTGAGGAGACTGGTGATGCTAACTATGCCATTGAGCAAGTAGCGAAACGTGAAGTGATATCAGTCATGAAAGCGGAAGGCTGGGAAATAGGCTTTCACCCTGGTGCTACTGCGTTTCAGGATCACCAACGATTTGCCTTGGAAAAATCCAGGTTAGAAAAGGCTTTTGATATTCGTGTTCAGGGTGGTCGCCAGCATGGCCTTCGGTTTAATAACCCACATACCTGGCGTTTATGGGAAGAAAATGATTTAGCCTATGACTCAACGGTAGGGTTTGCCGAATATGAGGGATTTAAAGCAGGTACCTGTCGTCCCTTTTTTATTTTCGATTTGATCGAGAACCAGCCGCTTAACGTGTTGGAGATCCCTATAACACTCATGGATTGTACCCTTGACAAATACCGTCATTTGACGCATGAACAAATGGAAGAGGTTTGTCAACAGTTGCTCAACAGTGTTGTTCAGTATCAAGGTGTATTCATGCTCCTCTGGCACAATTCTTATTTCGGACGAGATAACATCGGTAAATATCATGATATTCTGGAGCGGCTGGTGAAAACTGCGCAACAAAAAGATGCACTTGTTACAACGGCCGTCCATATTAATAGGCTGTGGAGGGAAAGGGTAGAACGATTGGGTTTATTATAA